The region TGACGAGCTCGACAAGGCTCGCAAGCTCGCGGATGCCGTGCGCCCCGGCATGGCGGCGGCGCGCTCGGCGGCCGACCGGCTCGAGCACCTGGTCGACGATTCGTTGTGGACGCTGCCCAAGTATCGCGAGATGTTGTTCGTGAAGTAGTCGTGGGTCCGACGCCGCCTGCGGGTGGCGATGGAAAACGCGGGGACCGCGCTACGGCGTGGTCCCCGTTTTCTCGAAGGGAGTCGAGATGGGCGAGAAACAGCGAGTCCTGGATCTGCTCGATCGCGCGTACCGCGCGCAAGCCTGGCACGGGCCCTCGATCCTCGAAACACTCGAGGGTGTGAGTGCGGCGACCGCCGCGAAGCATCCGCTCAAGGGCGTTCACTCGATCTGGGAGCTGGTCGAACACATGGCGAGCTGGAACGAGATCGTGGCGCGGCGGCTTGCGGGCGAGAAGCCCGTGGTGACGCCCGAGCTCAACTTTCCGCCGGTGGTCAAGACCACGCCCGCCGCCTGGAAGGCGACGCTCAAGCGCCTCGCACGCGCGCACGCGCGCTTCCGGCGCGAGGTTG is a window of Candidatus Eisenbacteria bacterium DNA encoding:
- a CDS encoding DinB family protein, translated to MGEKQRVLDLLDRAYRAQAWHGPSILETLEGVSAATAAKHPLKGVHSIWELVEHMASWNEIVARRLAGEKPVVTPELNFPPVVKTTPAAWKATLKRLARAHARFRREVASFPVTKLGRRRPRVDQTWNVLIHGQIQHGLYHAGQIAMLRRALGKPVPSH